The following is a genomic window from Mya arenaria isolate MELC-2E11 chromosome 4, ASM2691426v1.
GTTTAACGCCTTCGaatgacaatgcaaactgtgaACTAATAAAAACCGGTGTTTTTgtcggtatttaataattatcttcgtaattatttaattatcttattaattgtgtcaattctgatcaaaacattcgccgacgtgtaataaacatgatttctcgatgagtaaacacgcatggcaatcgtgtgatgcaatattcattttcattggatgacggagattcccgaggccgtcgttcttttccgtaaacttctatacgcaattaaagctgtgtatttaaatttaaatttataagcggaagtgtcagtgacaagggattagtggccgctaattagtgtttatatggcttcatggggacaaaaattagtggccgtggccgcgttagacagttggccgcttaatgcacgtacattatatagtaaaaacgtacgggggaatttggagtggcccgttaaggcaggtggccatttaaaggaggtgaccgttcaaccaggtttgactgtatagcTGTTTGCGTCCTTGCAAAAGCAACCACGAGTTCTTGCCGGGACGTTTTCTGGTTTCCATATCTCTTACAAATACATCCGGGTCACTGTTATTGAcgtatttcattttgttcataCTTAAGGTGATAGTTCAGCGTGCCCTCGCAGCCAAGGATCTGTCCAATGCAAAGGCGGCCACGATATTTGCCGGCTACCTGAAATTCCTTCCCCTCTGGCTACTCGTGTTCCCCGGGATGATTTCCAGGATCATGTTCCCTGGTAAGAAGTTTAACTGTTACAAACTAAGGCCACTTTATGAGTActgtcaaaactcgctatgtcaaaGTGGTTTGGACCTCGGAAAAACTTCGAGATAACGAGTATTCGATTAAACCGAAATACAAGTGCATAACTTAATAATTCCAAtgcatttttaagaaaaatcgagataacagagttcgacaaaGCGAGTTTCGACAGTATATtgagaacatttttaaaagtgtttttgttttgttcatttgacatttaaactttcaaaagaCTTGTTTAACCGTGTAAATTAAATAAGACTACATATAAGttgcattcaaatattttaaaatagctatatatttaaaaaaaaaaaacagcactCAAATACTTTGCGCTAAATCTTCATAAATGTGAAATGTAGACAACTTATAATGTATATGTGCTACTTCTTTGAACATACctgattaaaaacaacatataccTAAACTATATAGATTCCAGCGATGTTGATCTTTCTGTGACTGCAGGTTGTATCCTGAcaacatattcatataaaatcgaaacccattggctcgaactgccagggaccggcaaaaatacttcgagccgcacgaatatcgagccaagcgggaatgcttacatggAGTAAAAAAATCTATCATTTACATCAAGTTCgtgccaacgaggaaatcgagccaagcgatatcaaGCCAACGGCACTGTTCTTTATAAACTACAAACTTATTCTATATTTCAGACGAGGTTGGTTGTGCAGACCCAGATATCTGTGAAAATGTGTGCGGATCGCGGGCGGGCTGTACCAACATCGCGTTCCCGAGGCTTGTCCTAAAAGTTATGCCAACCGGACTCAAAGGTAGGGTAGAGATTATAAAACATGTCCTCACTTTTCCACCGCTTACTCATCGGGTATATATGCAGTGCAGGGTAACAGGGGCGGATCTAGGATTTGACgatagagggggcgtaactaagGGGCGCAACTCTCCCTGAGAACCGATTATATATGCTTTAAATTTGGGGTGCTCCCTCAAGAAAActtaacattcaatttcttgtccgatatggtgcattttgggtgGTTTCTTCATTCCTTTCTTCTTTCCtcctattttgaaatttaacttacaggtgccccccccccccgatccGCGAGTGGGGAAGGTATTTTTTATCTCATATAAGCATCCTTCTGTTGTATATTCTCTTCCATGACCTCCGTGTTCAGCTAGCGATTTCGTTGCcttgtgtttttattcaatgttggtttaaagatgcactcttattcccaaataagattaccaaaattaataaaattgttttattatatcaaaaaagatgaataaatgtcgaaaacaatggttcttatgaagtataccgagttaaatttgaaagaaaggtgcagaaacacggtatatctaccttatgaaacgatggtatatcacagtaaatatttagcactcaccaatcattaatattgtttgcgttttaagctattaaatacacggttacaatcgtgttatcagtatttaatattttccataaatgcaatatttagtaagtagttacaggtttatcactcataatttatgtttgttatacatgcgtatGATTTGATTCTaaataagattgtcactttaaacatattcatttcatgaaaataatacaaatgacaacatatatttcatacttaatatttaagaatttgatccatttttttttcttcagtagaaagcagttaaatatatttatttggttGCCCTTTTAAGGATTATGGTATTCATAAACGTTTCAAAATGTATCATACATGTTTTATCGTAATGGAACTAACCAATGTAACTCTTCAGTGATACAGGCCTATTCATGGCGGTGATAGTGTCCGCTCTATTTCTTCACTAATCTCCTGTTACTCGATGTCCTTTCTATGTCCTTGTTTtcgaaaacataaacatttgctTAAGTATATCCCCATAATCCAGTATTCCATTGTATCGACGGTAATATCTGCTCTTTTTCATCACCAACCGAAgcctttaaaactgcactctcacaaatataccgtttttacaactttttttatttttgtctatgcataaaatatcaatttttgaacttaaatataaaaatctgcaatctgattttttgtcagcagtcttttatcactggtttgcagatatttacgcaatttttttctcattccaagacataaaataaaaaaagttttaaaaacggttaatctgtgagagtgcagctttaacaagcTCTTTTTCTACCATATAATTTATAACTTAATGTCACCACAGGCGAGTGTTAACAGTCCTTATCTACTTATCCTACTGTAACAGGTCTGATTCTGGCGGTGATGATGTCTGCTCTGATCTCATCGCTGACCTCCGTATTCAACTCCTCCTCCACTATCTTCACCATGGACATCTGGCGCCGTTTCCGGAAGCACGCAACAGACATCGAACTCATGATCGTTGGCAGGTACGGCAAGATTTTTGTCACATACATtcaaaactcgttatgtcgaagtcgttggaaACTCGAGAAATAATTCGAGATACCGAatattcgatataaccgaaacaCAAGAAAGTGTATTACATAACCtcagacatttaaaaaaaaagttcgacaaagcgagtttcgactgtatcaagttttcctttattatttcaatacgACTCACCGGTGGGTGGTTAAAACTATTACATCAAACATAAATAGCTTCCGAAATTTAGCTAACAACTCTTTTTTATGGAAATTTAAGCTTTTTTTCCCACAAAGAGGTTTGACTTCTAAGAtcagatatatatattcagCTGCTAGGCATACATTTACTATACTGATACCTGTATACCTAGATTTCATCATTATGgttgtttattatataattattcggaatacctcggccattttccatcgaaaacaaacgGATGTATATGCACGGTTTACAATgttagaaatatttacatttaactacgctgcaagtagatcgcgtagtaataatgactttactcttgggaatcttaattatttatgtaataacacacttcactggcaatcaattgaaataaagtgaTACAAAAACAcgttaaagctgcgctctcacagattgaacgttttgacaactttttttattttttgtcttggaaagagccaatttttgcgaaaatccatggaaaccagttatataagactgctgacagaaaattagatcgcagatttgtaaagttgtaaaaatggctAATCTGTGAAAcccgagattgttttcgatgaaaaaattgccgaggtgttccgaatggctataaaacaataaaggggttatatatttatttattttggaacgAACGCAATACCGGGTACAATAGACTAGTATCGGCTTTGATTTGTGTCATTGATTGAATGTGTCTAAACACAAAAATTCATAGTTTCATTGTAAGAGACTATGATACTATGAAACttcgtgtatacatgtacaggtattaaTGAATCTATATTTggtcacataaatatatatatacagtcgaaacccgctATATCGAACTCGGTTATCTCGATTTTCTggttttgtcaaatatttttttaatatgtttggtTGAGTGAGACATGCTTTgcatttcggttatatcgaatgttggatatctcgaagtatttcccgaggtccGAGCGAAATCGACATAACGAGGTCTGActgtatataattaaacaagCTATTAATAAATGCACAAACTCAATCAAAAACTGTGTACAACAATTACGTTTGTATATTTCTTAATACTATACAGAGTATGTgtgttggtgatggtggtgatctCCGTGGTATGGATCCCTATCGTGCAGAACTTTGGTGAGCTGTTCCATTACATTCAGGCCATCACAAGCTTCCTGGCACCACCCGTGTGTGCCGTCTACGTGCTCGCCATCTTCTGGAGGAGAACCAACGAACCGGTAACGTTGTTTTAACGTTTTTTCATTTTACGGCAATCGATTATGTATATCAATGCGAGAATGTACCCCCATTTTTCCATGTATACTGAATACTTCTCGATTTTCAATCTGAAtcttgtataaaaaaaaaaatagtaaaaatatgaataaaatgttttggtcGTAACTTAGGGCGTTTTTCTTGGTAATAAACTTGTTTTGGTTTAACATCGatttcacgaactgtgtatttgttgttataGTTTCAAATGAAACCCAgttttatcgtttgttttacGGAAACCGAAACtggtttttgaaactatgaaaacCCCTTTCTGGTGTGGTTTCGTCGGTTTGTTCCATCCGAAAAGTTGTTCACTTTGAGAAAAACAACATGGCTGACAGTGATCCAACACGTGTGTTGAAACAACATTAAGTTGAAACAGGCATACAACCATCTGCGGCatcataagtttgaataaattgAGAAATAATGGCTATACATGCAGAAGTCCAATCATGTTCTAAAACAGtgcacaaaaccatgcatttgctGCTTCAATGAAAACTTTCGAAACAGGTGTCCAAACCGCCGAAACCcatgaaaccaaaactgaaaggaGTGTTTCATCAACAAACACGTCATTAATTACACGTGTATAATAATGTTCTTACTTAGTTTTATATCATGAAAGTAAGGCAAAAGGGTAAACCTAGGTTATTCCTCTTTTGGTGTTGTACGAGTATTGCTCTATGTTTGGTCTAATCTCCAGCAAACGGTTACGTTgtaattcttttaaatattgtcatatcTTAAACGCGATCTTGATCCCTACAGGGCGCGTTCTGGGGTCTGATGGTTGGCCTTCTGGTGGGGCTGATCCGGTTCGCGTGGGAGTACGCGTACTCCGTTCCACCGTGTGGAGATGAACAAGACGACAAACGGCCCTCCATCATCAAGGACGTTCATTACCTCCACTTTGGCTGCATCCTGTTCGCCATCTGCATGATCGTCACCGTGGTTGTTAGTTTGCTTACCAAACCAATTGAAGATGTGCATGTGAGtggttaatttatattttcatttcgaATCCGTAGAGTGAATCTTGCAGTCGTATGTTGGTAACCGATATTTTGGACGTGGTCCAAGGTCCTTCAAAAAACAACAGGGAAAAGCCCAGGgttggtattcataaaacatctaaagtcatttcctaacttagtCAGTTTCTCAAGTTAAGTATCACACTGGCCATATTCTTGGACAACCTTATTGtatcttaaataatttattttcactgattttattgaatatgcatattttatatatatataaaaaacatgtaaatatttcttgtaaaatgaCTTCTAAAATCTTAGGAAATCGacttaagataaaaaaaaatgacttgagAAGTTTAATGAATATGGCCCCAGTAGCCTAAAAATAACAACGATCCTTCTATAAGGCAGAAGATTCAAGGTAAAAAAACAcgaaacaagagacacacaacgctacaagacagcaaacattacaaaaatattcagAAAGAGCGCCATTGGTTAATATGGGGATAGACCCTTTTGCCCCTACTTCACGTAAGAAGCCAGTGGTCATGATTACAaccagtctcaagtctgagttcataCTCAAGACTCAAACTTGTccatcttcatttcattgtaattttccttGTTGCAAAGTATTAATGGGGaactttgtataattatattactgtttaaatgttttgccattACTTACtgatacttttaaaaaagaaatgaaataacgATGATATTTGAAccttaataaaaatgtttttctgagtctgagtctagactttgTCCGGCGCTTCAACATAAAGTAGCTTTGCCTTTTTGTTATTAACCATTGTAACGCTTGGCTCTTAGATATGCATATGAATGTCaattaagtaaataataatatttttcatccTGTTCCTTTTTGTATGTTACAGTTGCACCGTCTGTTGTTCTGGAACCGGTTTAGCACCGCTAAGCGGGAAGACATTGAAGTTGAAGAGCACGCCGATAAGAATGCAAAGGGCCCGCACATATTCGGTTCCGGCGGTAATATTAATGTTccattattttctaaacattattcaaagaaaaaaaacgaaaatagtTTATAGATATGCATGACCGCATAATGCAGAGTACACATTTGAACTCGAATGTAAAAGCGGAAAACGTCACGACTTTGTCCcgttattatataaatttaaatcaatgCGCTGAATGGTGGGTTGTACCTGGTAGTCGCACTTTTTTCATCTGTTACATTTAGGTTGGTAAAGGCGTTCTTTCTCATCGACAACTGAAAGCATGTCCTTCAGATCAAGGAATTCTGTTTGACAGACAGCTAAAAGCATGTCTATCAGACGATAACATAACAACTAAGTTAAAAGTGATTGGGTGAAATATACCACTTAGCATTTCAGAACATCCACAAACGGTTATTTCCAACTAAATGATTCGTTCTTTTCCAGGTGAATACGAGGACCAGCCGTGGTACAACAAAGCTGGCCAATGGATTTGCGGCATCGAGAAACACGAGCAACAGGAGATGTCGCCCGAGGAAAAGGAAATCTTCGAGAGGAAACAACAGTCGATACGCGAGACGAAGAGATGGAAGCTGATTCTCAACGTGAACGCCGTGGCGCTTATGACCCTTGCCGTGTTCCTGTGGGGGTTCTATGCATAGTTGATGTGACGTTCGGCGTCTATCTGTGGGGATTCATGCTGAGTTAGCGTAGAAATAGTAGAAATAGCGTTCCTCGTTTTTATGAGGATTTTATAATGGATAGTTGAAGCCATATTCCGGTACTGATTCgaacaaaaagaacaatttgCAGTATGTACATACTTTTAAAAGGATAATTCCGACACAGATCAATCTCCATCATACATACATCATTACATGTATTGTAATTAGCAGAATGCTTTTGAAGGCAAAGAAGTGTGTGCAGTTAAATGCGTTTGATGCAAATAATCTTTAAGACGCTTAAAAGGGAATTTGTACAATTTAGACAACGATCTGAATAGTGCTATTAAATGTAAGGATAATTTCTCAAAATAACTTGAATATTCTCATAGGGTAAACATAAGCGAGTTAAGATGTAGTACAATTCACTGATCGAATATGAAATCCATCGTCACCAAATTATAGCGACTCCATGTGAATGTTTTTGGATAAATAATGTTCTTTCTTTTTGTCGATATGTACTACAAATTATTagcatatcaaaatatatttaggtCTAGCTTAGGGTGGACATTAGAATGGTATATAAAATGTAGATCTTGTGTCGCCTTTGTAAATGGTGCTAAAGCTTGCAATCAAACTTACATGGATATCTGTATTGCAATCAGTCTCGCTATCAcagttattttcatatgtgTTTGAAAAGGATAGAATTATGTAGGTAGTTTCGCTTTTAATGGCAAATTTAGTCTCATATTCTTTCACGCCTACTAAACGCCTGTTCCACCAATTATCGTTGGTGGTAGAGACGAGCTGGCGAAACTTCCGTCTTTAGTAAAaatgttcttacacggtaccacttTCTCCGATTAACGAAATATATCcatgtaataaaaatgtcaGATGAAAAATAAGTCATACTCACGTGTgtacaaataaagaaaagtcGCAGCTGCACCATGGGAGTGTTGACAGCTCATTTCCTTTGCACTACTGATAAGTAGTGGAGCTGGCGTTAAGTAGCCATGTCTTTATCGTAAATACATTGTacgtattttttatatatttttatatttaaccagTTGCCTTTTTACTAAAGCATATCAATTGtatacatatcatttaaaacatgttcataataAAGTCTCAAATTGTCATTGCTTTATTTAATTTCCACTGATTGCCCTATGCATTATGACTTTAACATCGTGATAATGCAGTGTTCCGatcggaacatctcggccattttccatcgaaaacaacctcggatgtaattggacggtttacaatgtcagaattctttacatttaactacgcagCAAGTAGATCGTGTCgtaatttcaataaagcagTTAAGCCTAAGGAATTTACTCTAAGAATCTGCGTCcaaattatttatgcaattcaattcaattcaaatcatttatttgataaaatgccACCGGCCCAAAACAATTATGGACACAAATAAGATAATTATAGGTAAATGGTGAACACatattataaagatatttgaCAGAGATTATAATGTAGTACAGAGAATATATGTAAAACAGTAtctatgcaataaaacacttcactggcctGAACGCATGTgggtttggttggtggtcaccatgCCAGACAAATGGATTTTCTACGGTTtaccccacaacacaagactacactcTCGCGCAAACCATAAgataatataactttctttacaatcattgttaaataaacaactttaaaagattcactcttactcccaaataagatgtacctgGTAcgtcaataaatacaattactaTTGTGTAATTGTGGaactatttgtgtaaatataaggaatgaattgcggggttgacatcaaccccgcaattcattccttatatttacacaaatagttcattatttaattcaagaattgttaaaaaaatacttcatttcatttaagaaaacctttcagtaatccgttcttacccattctcaGAAtgattctgtaaatagaacgacccgactataaccggaaacattttttttaaatgacgtcacaataacgcgggaaaagatcaccaacttgaaatcactttaaaacgtaaaattgaaacacttctggtaccaaaaTGTTgctctatattttacgggacatgcagacacaatacaaccaataacaagatcaatagctttcatgtatattgttatgcaatgaattacgatccgaacatatccgaatatagtgcgttcatcgattgatgaacgcaattgccgaaatgcagttcatttaaggaatgggggttgaggtgtaaatatatacgAGCatcactttaaagctgcattctcactgATTtatcgtttttacaactttttttttatttttcgtcttggaatgagcaaaattttgcgtaaatatctgcaaaccagtgataaaagactgctgacaaaagatcagattgcagattttcatatttccgttccaaaattaatgttctatggctaaaaccgttattaacggtttaagaaaaatacattaaacatcaattcttgaacttgaaaataaaaatctgcaacCTTattcttgtcagcagtcttttatcactggttaacatggatttttgcataaattggctcgttctaagacaacaataaaaaacgttgtcaaaacgttcaatctgtgagagtgcagctttgaacaAACAGCATTTTCATCGCATTTCACGAGCGCCTAATAAACTGTACTTTCCGCTTACTTTCACAACAGTTTCTTCTTTAAACATGTCTTCAGTGACATTGTGCTCcttcaaattcaaaaattgCACCACGTGAGGCCATTCTGATTCAAAGAAAATCCTTCCAACAACTTCTATATGGCCAATCTCTTCTGGAGAAAATCTCCGCAAATCTACTTCA
Proteins encoded in this region:
- the LOC128232114 gene encoding sodium/glucose cotransporter 4-like, coding for MVATSLHWGDILVILGYFAAVIFVGLWSSCRNRGSIQGYFLAGRSMHWIPIGASLFASNIGSGHFVGLAGSGASNGIGIAVFELNAIFILILLGWLFVPVYIASGVFTMPGYLKLRFGGQRIRIYLAGLALLLYVFTKISADLYSGALFMTEAIDMNLYLAVIILLIVAAIFTIGGGLTAVIWTDFAQVIIMVVGAFILMIMSFIEIGGYEETVKRYFEAWPNTTRLNYGDSNYSYWKCGIPPENSMNLIRSADDGSLPWPGIMFGLTISSVWYWCSDQVIVQRALAAKDLSNAKAATIFAGYLKFLPLWLLVFPGMISRIMFPDEVGCADPDICENVCGSRAGCTNIAFPRLVLKVMPTGLKGLILAVMMSALISSLTSVFNSSSTIFTMDIWRRFRKHATDIELMIVGRVCVLVMVVISVVWIPIVQNFGELFHYIQAITSFLAPPVCAVYVLAIFWRRTNEPGAFWGLMVGLLVGLIRFAWEYAYSVPPCGDEQDDKRPSIIKDVHYLHFGCILFAICMIVTVVVSLLTKPIEDVHLHRLLFWNRFSTAKREDIEVEEHADKNAKGPHIFGSGGEYEDQPWYNKAGQWICGIEKHEQQEMSPEEKEIFERKQQSIRETKRWKLILNVNAVALMTLAVFLWGFYA